One part of the Marmota flaviventris isolate mMarFla1 chromosome 4, mMarFla1.hap1, whole genome shotgun sequence genome encodes these proteins:
- the Tmem72 gene encoding transmembrane protein 72: protein MKLQVFWTGLEYTCRLLGITTAAVLIGVGTETLFQGQYKSLAFYLLFIGAAVSVCEGSYFVAQLLAICFKCQPGSLAHRAREKTHWLGCFQKFLAYMLLSVACFLHPVLVWHVTIPGSMLIITGLAYFLLSKRKKTKASPEVLASPEQYTDPSSSAVSTTGSGDTEQTYTFHGALKERPGSLFIHMKSILKGTKKPSALQPPDTLMELSLESADSLTKKKQVHFEDNVVRIIPSLSEGADDEDSEPEETTSDTTPIIPVPQAPLLLSSLMATDLF from the exons ATGAAGCTCCAGGTGTTCTGGACTGGGCTGGAATATACCTGTCGGCTCCTGGGCATCACCACTGCTGCAG TGCTGATCGGCGTGGGCACCGAGACCTTGTTCCAGGGCCAGTACAAAAGCCTGGCTTTCTATCTGCT GTTTATAGGAGCTGCTGTCTCCGTGTGTGAAGGGTCCTACTTTGTGGCTCAACTGCTGGCCATCTGTTTCAA GTGCCAGCCAGGGTCCCTGGCCCACAGAGCAAGAGAGAAGACCCACTGGCTGGGATGCTTCCAGAAATTCCTGGCCTATATGCTGCTCTCAGTGGCCTGCTTTCTTCACCCTGTCCTTGTTTGGCATGTTACCATCCCAG GCTCCATGCTTATCATCACTGGCCTGGCCTACTTTCTACTGAGCAAGCGGAAGAAGACCAAAGCTTCACCGGAGGTTCTGGCCTCCCCAGAACAGTACACAGACCCCTCTAGCAGTGCTGTGAGCACCACTGGCTCCGGGGACACTGAGCAGACTTATACCTTCCATGGGGCCCTCAAGGAGAGGCCTGGATCCCTCTTCATCCACATGAAGAGTATCCTGAAGGGGACCAagaaacccagtgccctgcagcCCCCAGACACCCTTATGGAGTTATCTCTGGAGTCAGCTGACTCCCTGACCAAGAAGAAGCAGGTGCACTTTGAGGACAACGTGGTCAGAATCATCCCATCGCTTTCTGAAGGTGCGGATGATGAGGACAGTGAGCCAGAGGAGACCACCTCTGACACAACCCCCATCATCCCTGTCCCCCAAGCCCCACTCCTTCTGTCTTCACTCATGGCAACCGACCTGTTCTGA